The window CACTTTTCCAGGAACAATTGTACGGATCTTTCCTTTAGCCATAACAGCAGCTTGGATCAAGGCAGTGTTAACTCCCATGACAGCAAAGGTCTGCAGAGCAACACTGAAAGAAGAATAAGAGAGTTtatgtttgtaaaatgtttattGTGTGAAGGTTTAGCATGACTTTTCACATGTGGCTATAAAAGTAAACCTTGGTTTAGCTTCAGCTTGGAATTTAACATCAATCCTCTTCAGCTGCTCAAGAGTGATGGTCTCAGGCTGCTCAGGGAGAGGAGGAGTAATGGTAGCCTGAACTAAAAGGATGAACAGAACAACATCAATGTTTGAAGTAACCCATTCATAACTGCAGCAACATTATTGCAAAAAgaaaaatcctaaaaaaaaaatcaccattgacagttgcagcagcaacagcagcagtgtAGAAACTGAACTCCATGGGCACACCAACTGCTGTTGGAAAGATACGACGCATTTCAGCTGCTAGCAGGGGTTTGGCATACTTAAGTGCAATTCCTTGCTGCAAAGATTTAAGGGCCTCCTTCAGCAGTTCACGTGGTTTGGGTCCAGTGGCAAGCTGTGGAAagtatattaacaatttaaaatataattaggtGATCTTTTCTGTGAGAAAAATCCTATGCTAATGAGGGAAAAGGCATGTAGTGGAAGACAGTACCGGTAATGCTTGTTCAATGATGGTCTTGTCAATGTTGGCAAAAGCCACTTCTTGTCCAAGCAATTTGATGTAGACTGAAGCCAGTGGCTGATTGGTTGGCAGAGCCTTCCAGTTTGTGAGCTTGAGGAGTAAAGGCAACCATATACATTTTTCTATGTCATGTTTTTGAaactattaaaattaaattataaatggaTATGATAACTTACTGCTCTCAGGGTGCGCTTTATCTTGGTGATACGGTCAAGACTTTCATCTGCAGCTGGTGATTGCAGAAGCGCCTCCTGAATTCCTTCAGTTCTCACACCAATCTGTTTGAGAGGAACCATTGAGTGAGGACCACAACAAAATATGTTCAAAACATTCTTAAACAAGAAATACATTTCTAGGAAAACATCACCATGGTTACCCACCTCCAGAACATCAGCAGCAGCTCCAGCCAGATAGGCACGTGCTTTAGCTACAACAGCTCTAGGCAggatggtggcagcatcattgaTCATGTAGGCACTACCAGCAGCTCCAATCATAAGAGGAGCTTCACAGGTAAAGAGACACTAATGCAGTTAATCAGCAAAATTAGCTTTgagaaatttatttattatttttttttttacattttcagaattccCAGAACCTCTCTTAACTGACTTTTATAATCAGCAACACTTACTGTGATAGATGTCCAGCTGAAGGGCTCTGCTGAAGCGGTAACTAAGCCTGTCCAACTTGGGGCTAAAGAGCTTAATGGCAACATTGGCAGCACCCGCACTGAAATAGAGAAACATGATGACCTCAGGCTTCTGCTCATTTGGAATGATAaatcaaaacatttgaaaaatgttattcttACACAGTGGCCATATCAGGGGCAGTGATTCTGGTCAAGGACTTCATGTGGGAATAAGCAAAGCTTGCAACCTGCATGTTAGTCTCAATCCTCATAGCACCAGCAAGACTGGAGATGAGGGCCACTGAAGGTCTGGTCTCAAACAACACAATACAAGCAACCATGCGCACTTCAGGGTGGAGAGCCCTGTCCAGTAGGAGCTGCAGTGCTATTGGCTGAACCTGAAGCAGGATACAAGGAGAGTTAACTATTGGAAGAAAATGTGTGcaaacatatttacatagaaattgAATTCCTATAATGTCTAACACTTACCAGTTTGGGCTCTTTTCTGGCAATGTTTCTCAAAGCCATGATGGCGTCAACCTGGACTCTAATGGGCAGAGAAGCACCAGCAGTTCTCAGTCCAGGCAGGAGATTCATGATAGTTTTAAGACTACCAGGGTGACCGGCATTGCCCAGAACTTTCAGAGCCAAAGTGATTTCATAGATATCATTCTTAGCAATGGCTTCTGCAGCAATGTCATGGAGGGGCTAAGGAGTGTGATGcacatataattaaaaaatatgtagTTAATAACTAATGACTAACAGAAATATTGGGATGGATTGAGGTGTTTACCCTGAGGAGCTCAGCTGGGCAGGTGGGAATTTCAACACAGTGCTTGGCAATCATGGAACCATATCCGAGCATGACAACTTCCCGGAGAGCTGGAATTGTGGAGATTTTCTCATGCATAGCCAGACTCTGTTTGAAAAGATTTGGAAATGATTCATTTGTTGTAGACATAATTTGAAGACTTTGAGTAGAGAGAGAAATTTACCCACAGCAGTCAACTGGATGGTGTCCAAATCAGCAGTGACCATTTGCAGAGCAACCACAAGAGCCTGAATGAATTCAGGTGTGGTAAGTTCACCAGCCAGGAATTTCTCCTTAATGAATTTTACAATTACTGGTGTGCCAACAGCAGGAAGAGCATCCAGAAGCCAGCGCCTAACAGATGGattgttttagtaaaaaaatcacaaaatttatttttaacaatattgcTCTTAACTATCCAAAAAATACAGTACCTGTAAACTGGTTTGTCCTTGAATTGAGCCCAGATGGCCTCAATATTCTCCAAGGTGGCAAAACGCAGGAGGTGAACAAGCTGAATAAACTTAAGGGGAGCATCATCATGGACCATGTCCACATTGTTTTCAACCAAGTGATTTAGAACCTCCGCAATCTAGGAGGAGTCAGGGCAATGTTTACCTGAATTCTTTAACTGAAAAATTAAGGGTTTTGACTCAATAAAGGTAAATGATTTGAAACCATTAATTGAACCTGGGCTAGTGCATCTCTGATCTTCAGGAGTTGAATGGGAGTCTGAAGAATCTCAGTTGCAAACTCATACTGCAGGGATCCATGGGCCAAATAATCAGAATTGATGGGAGCAATTGGGGTCTTCTCAATTTCAATAAAAGCCAAGGTTTGTCTGAAACAGAAAAAATGATTTCTTAACCTTCACttcttaaaataattaaaatgtgtaagCATTATTGCTACTTcatgtttaaaaacaaagaaTACAAGAGAATCAATCATACTTTGCTTCCATCTGGGCAGCACCATGGATCTCATTGAAGGGTGAGAACTGATACAGCTCCTCAACGGTTGCCTCGGAGATCAGTACACCATTAGCAGCTGGTTTCATGATGTAGTTGTAAGTTGCTGCTTCAATCAGACCCTTTACCCTCTGTCGAAAAAAGTGCCAATTTAACTTTTGACATATTCAGTATATAATTTCATTCTCCTATAACTTTACAGTCTTTTGCATTACCTGGgtgcattcaacacacttctcagTGTATGCCAAACCGATGTATTTCATAATTCTCTCCTGGCAGTGGCTCAGATCCTTAGACTTGGTGACAATAATATGGTTCGCCTTTAAATCCTCATTGATGACATAGTGGGTCCTACACACTCCTTGAACTCCAGCCTTAGAGAagaagtaaaacaaataaaatacaagacCCCAAACTTGATCTAAATTGCACAAAGATCTCTTTCTCACCTCTTGCAGCTCATAGATGTTTTGGGTCTTCTTGAGGTTTAGCTGAAGGATGTTGAGGATTCCTCTGTGCAAGTTCATGACAGTAGGGGAGACTCCTGCTGGAGCAAATACCTTTCCAACCACACCATTAGCATACTCAAACTTGATAGGAATCTGGAGTTGAGCAGCCAGTGCTGAGGTGAGCTTAGTGGCAGGAACAAAAGAATCTGTGGGCCAGATGCCACTATACTCATAGAGCAGAGGATCCAAGAGCTGTAAGGAAACATTTCCATTTTAATCGACGCTATCTTTGCTTTTAACTGCTGGTGCTAACTAGCACATTTAGTTTTGTCTCACAGGTGAACACCTAAAATTTTGTAATATTTACCTTCATCAGGAAGGTATTGTCTGTCACAGCACTGAGGAGAACCTTACTGCTGACTTTTACTCCTGCTCTTGCCAGGCCTTCTTGAGGGAGACCGCCCAAGAGCAGAGCCTCATACTTGTACACGTAGGTCTTATCGAGGGCAAACTCAGGAACTGAAAAGGGTTtagtttattttcattatttatttatttatttttatattgttcatTATATTACTATGGCTATTACTTTTGTTAAACAGTAATTCAGTAGTTTTACTGTAATAGTGAATTACTactaaactgaaataaaacaaatcatgtaCCAAATGTTATTACTTACCAAGGTTGATCTGTTGACatgctaaaataaacaaataagacaAGATAATTTAGATTTCAAGAGATGTAATTTGTTCTTAAGAGAACTCACCcttaaatgcaaaacaaaaattatcagtATGACTTACCCACAAGGGCTACAGTCAGGGCAAGCACAACAGCTCTCATTGCTGATGGTTTGTGAATAACTTGACAGAGAGACAAATCTTTTATAGTAGTTTTTTCCTGAACAAATATTAATTCTTTAATGAATTATTAACAGATGACTTTACGTGTGTGAAGACCTGTGAGACAACATTTTTAGTTGATCAACTGTTTTGTACATATATTTAAATTAGAGGTTAGGTTACCCTGGCCTGTCATCATGTCATCCTCCAGGACAATGTCCACAGTGAAACACTGATTGTTTGTCTTCATACTCAGAAAAGTTATTCaagaaaaaatgttttgaatCTTCAAAGTCTTCACTTTCtcaattgttttatataaattaatacaGAAGAATGATCTTCTCAGATTTAACTTAAATATGGCTACTGCTTATGTATACACTAAACAGAACCAGAATACTTTTGGCTTTTGTCATTTTATGCTGTAGCTTCAGCCAATCTCATTAATTAGAACGTGGTGTCCACATACTGTACTTTTCTCCATGAAGTTTATGTTGACAGATTTGACAAGACCCCGAAATATATCATCAGAAACTTTTTGTAAAAGTCtatattagtttatttattttactgaaaCTATGATAATGCAACAGTGGATGAACTTTGTAACTATATGTGATTTGTGTACCATGTGTCAGTTGGGTAttattgttaatgttagtaatttCATAAGGTAAGATCATGTTTGGAAGACTAAAGTAAAACAAGTAGAAGATAAAACAAAGGTTTgagttgggcagataaaggaggaagcgggaactggTTTCCAAAGTTCACATGagtccgttttattcacaaataaccagcaattgCTGTACAGCTTCACTTCAATACACAAGACGgcttttcagcgtcactcaaataaacagtccgcttttcagcttcacacaacacaaggttctctctctctcaggggacaGACCCGAAGACtctagtctgtctgtctctctcctctctctgtgaactggccatctttttatctcccccgactctcactgtgaacatagagatggtaataagtcacagttcatctcaggtggatgtcctaactgctttctctctccccacacGGGTGCTCAACCAGGCCCTCACCTCCACAAATATTTTTTACACCCtaatatcaatgtaaactcagtgtaaatACGTGTAAATAAATGATGCATAATTTTGACATAGTACAAGCACAAATGTTATATGTGGAATTCTGTTTTCAGTTGTTGGTTCCCACCTACACAATGTGTAGCTAACATGAACTTtctattattatgttggcttgagagaGGCAAAATACTTTTATTCTACAAACATGGTTTAGAGTTTTCTTTAAatccctaaaccgagaccaaaatTTCTAACTCATGgcgaagttcttctttgttctttgttCAGGGCCTAAACAATGTTCGACACAACTGAGCAGCTGTATACATTTTGCAAACAGTAAATTGGCCACGACGCAGGGGAAGGTTTTTCAGGAAGCATTCAAATGTAAGGATGcgcaagactacatgtaaaaccttaacaaaTGTGCAGTTAACACAATGGGCAACATGGGCTGCAGTCCAGGGCCCCGCCACCCCGACTTGTCACTTAAACAAAGGGAACAAAGTTTGAAAGTGCTatagagccagtgtttacattcttcaggggaaatcaacctacaaatggctatttACTGTATAAATGTCTCTGTGATAAGAGACATTATTTTACCATCGAAACAAAATCATATTGTCTTAACAGGGGGATGTTGGTTCacattacacaaatatatataggGGAGTAAGTGACAGACCGGAtgactccccggcctgagtcagcgaTGGGagtatgtggcgagcagggcgttGCCGAGCGATAAGGATGGACGGCTGAGGAGAATTATCGGAATCAGCCATGAGaaagataaagaggagccagagccacagttagagagagagagtgtgagagagacgcacaaagctgtctgtgtgtgtcaatgtgtgtAACGTGTTTATGTGATGCTGAAAAGTAAAGTTTTATTGTACACTGGAAAGTGTGATTAAAAATCTTACATGGATTGTTCACcaggctcccacttcctccttcataggaaaggcagaggtctgccacataCTTTTTTAACTATATATCATCGCCTCCGGTCAACGCAACATCGTTCATCCTTTGGCAAGGATATTGCCCGAATAACGTTCGCCCTTATCGAAGGGCTCAATCACAAAGCATTGTTtacctttatgcaaaatattgcaACAACCAGTCTCACCCATTCACAGGAGCTCAACAATTGTCATAAGCTAGCCTACCCTTCTGCATGGTGTGGTTCAATAGTAGTATGCTCgtacagtaatatacagtaatCTCTACAAAAAGTATCTCTATATTGATATTAATTCCAATCATCCCgagtcttttctgatagaaatgTTATCTTCTTAAGTTGAATACAGCAAAAGTGGCATgtgaaatatattataaataagacattttattttgatatatgGTTACTGGGGCCAAGCACCGGATGGTTCAAATGCCTTATTGTTTAtgttgttcttcttcttctgcctTTGGAGTCTGTGGCAACCCCTCAAACTGTTTTaagaaaagttgtaaaatttggctTTGTCTATTTAACACAAatcttaaaaacacaaaacaaaaactgtttgCAGCATTGTTACCATGACCTTCCAAGTGATTGCGTACTAGTCTAAGGTGATAGCATACTAGTCAGAAAACTATAAATAGTTTTCCAATTTCCAACTTTCTAATTACTTGGCCTATGTCACCTATATTGACTCTACAAACTGCTTTATCTTTGCAAAACTTGTATGTTGAGTCAAGACTTAGTAAGCTTCATCAATAAAATGTCCTGTAGGTACCAGAACATGTTGAGTACAACACCAACAATTTTAGCTTGGGCAATCTTTAGACTAGGGTTGCCAGTGGTTCCATATTAGCCAGGATgtcccatttttgttttttttttgttgccaaaaTGAAGACATCCCCTATTTAAGCAGCGTATTGTTTTGCAAAATTCAGATTACGCAGGACAAACGTTTTTTGATTTATTGCTTGTTTTCAAAACTATTTGACTATAGTTGAAACATCATTTTTTCAGCAATGGTTTTGTTTGCTGACTCTCAAATTGGTTTATGTCTCTTTGGCATCAGGCCTAGCTGTAGGCTGTGTGGCACAGTTGGTAAAGCTCTGTGTTTTTGTCGCAACGTTTATGCATTTGAACCCCGTGGCACTTTGGATTGTTTTAAAATTGTACCTCTGTTTACCATTGCAATGTAGACCACGCTTGGCCTTATCTACTGTATTTCCGCTGGtggatttattttgaatttttacaGTAGAGTACAAAGAATAATTATAACCTAGAGGAAGAAATGATAGAGGAAGAAAAATAATTAGAGTGCATTGCTATTAAACATGGTCCCATGACCATACACACATTCTCCTTCTAAATCAGTTGGTAACAGCAGATATAGTCCAGGGGATTGACCTTTAAATTAATGTACAAATGCTTGTGTGCACTTCATCAACATTACTTAACAGTAAAACAGCattcattatgtttttttttttttgttaaccttattttaaaattaaagccatcagaacatcaaataatgtgatATTACCATAGAATCATAAttcataatattaatactattacaTATTTGTGAACCTTTATGTCAAGTgtatagtaacactttacaataaggtcatACAACAACAAGTTTttaagcacttattaatctttgttaatgttaatttcagcatagaccaatataattttaaaactaaaagttgtatatgttacaTAAATTAATCCATTATGAATTAATATGAgcaaaaaattaacaattaacatgaacaaagattaataaatgctgtaaaaatacattatttattgttagttcttAAATCCCAATGTATTCCTAATGCTACAAATACAACCTTACAATAAACTGTTACCGAGTAACATATTTCAACATAAAGCACAAtcatatataataaaacaaattattaacattatttaaccatTAAAAAAGCTTCATTATGGGTGTTGCTGAAACTACTGAAATAAAGCAATTGACAAATTACTAACATTTGCAGGAACTTTATTAGTGTTACATAACAGTCTTAACACATTCATTACACTGTCAGAATGTGGAAAATGTAGAATCTACTTCTTAATTTGTTATTGTTTCTAGAAGTATTTCTGGATTCAGAAGAGTGTCCATATCAAAATGAATAGAAAAAGTTCCGTCTGGTTTGATGGGAACAGCAATGGGAAGATCCATCCTTGATATTGTCATCTAGAGCAGCAGGTACAAAAataattctgtttttttattattaaatctcTGTGTgagtaataattaatttaaaaacaaactggCCTCTCACCTCTGGAATCCTAGCAATGACATTCAGGGTCATCTGGGCTGGCAAGGCCACAGTCAGATCAACCTCTTTCTCACTGTTCGTGGCCCTTTCAAGCTTGAATCCAGCCCGGAGAGCTGCCATAGGGATGTGCTTAGACAGCCTAAGTGATGCCCAGAGAAGAAACAATAATTAAAACCATTGTGATCTTTAACATATACCAAACATTTCTTGTTAAATGTTAATGAACTCTACTTTTTGACATAGGTGGTGAACATTATTGGAAGCCTCTCCCATTCCAGTTCTAGACGGACAGCAGGGTATTCTCCAAGAACACCTGCCTCAGCTTTAGCAGTGACTGAATATTGTTGACATTCTGGACCCCAAGCAAGCTTGGCCTGAAAAAGGTAATTTGCGCTAAATGGTATTGAAGTAAATCAGTTTGCTTTAGTATGTAGACAACACTTAGATTGTTGTTTTAGAATCGTCCAGTTGTTCCAATCTTACAGTGACTTTGTGCTTGCTTAGCAGGATACCATCAGCACAAATCTTCATGTTGTAATTTTCAGCAATTGAGGAAATGTTAAGCTGTACTCTTGCAGTTGGCTTGTCAAAGTATGCAGCAAGTTGGTAGCCCAGCAGCTTTTGGTCAACTCTCACAGCACGAGCAATGATAGCAAAAACAGGTGGAATAGCATTTCTTAGGAACTTAGCCTGAAAACATGAACCATAACCAATTAACCAGGAAATTTTAGATGTTCACCGAAGTTCACCTTTGGATATCGTGTTATTGTAAGAAAAACAATATTGAAACAAATTGATTCACCTGTTTCTGAATAGCCTCAAAGCTAGAACCAGTGCTTCCACTGCTAACTGTCTTTGAGGCTCCATGTGGTGCCATGAACTGCAAGCAAAGTTAAGTTTTGTATCATGTGAAATAATAGAAACAATACAAATGTTATGaagtaaaaatattattaaaagtaGACTTTTTAAATAATTACCCGATCTTTGTGGAATTTCATGAAGGGCTCAATCTTGGTGGCAGTCTGAAAATCCATACAACATAACTCAGTGCAAAACAAAATGCTTCATGAAGATATTTATTATACAGATACTGGCTTCATAACCAACAAGCAACATTCCATGTCCTCACCTTAGATATGCAAGAGCTGGAAATGGAGGAGCTTGAACTGCTGAAACTGATGATGCGGCTGCTGTGGCTGCTACTGTTGCTGTGGCTACTGCTGCTTTCGGAAGGGACAGGAATGTTTTTTGCTTCAGTCTCCAGGATTTCTCTTAGTTTCAACAGAATGCTCTTTCCCTCTGGTGTATCCTCATCAACAAGGTTGATTTGCTTAAGCAGCCTCTCAGCAGCTCTAGGGCCAACTTGGACCTCAAGCTCTAGTCTTTCAAGTGCAGGACCTTCACCAGAAGCCAGAATGACAAACCattagcatcttttttttttttcttttttttttttacttgagttTTTATAACTTTAATTTAGTCTTTAAGAATACCTCTTTCTGCTGTAGCATGGGTGCTGTCCAATTACGTAGAACAGAGGAGCATTCTTGATAAAAGCAGCATTGGGAGAATGCACCTCAATACATCCCTTGATTTCAATGTATGGGACAGCAAGACAGAGGGTCTCGTGATATGGAGTTGGAGCTCTCACAGCTGGCATATCAGAATCAGTGTTCTCAGATGACTGAAAAGAAAAATTAAGTAATCtccatgtgtgtgtttaaaccTTACCCACTCACCAACATGAGGTGTCTTTCACCGTTTGTTTCTGACCACAGCAACAGTCTCAAAGCTGTCGAACAAGAACCGGATGAGATACAAGACCACAGAAATTAGTATTTTTTAACCTGTTTAACCTTTCAGATTCCTTTTGATACTccagaaattaatttaaaatgtttgatacATCAATATAATTTCATTGCATTACCTCACAGCAGCAATATGCTCAGGGACCTCAAAAGGCAGCGCCTCCACCTTGTAATTGCCCTTGAGAATATCTGCTTTTGCAGCCACTTTTCCTGGGACAATTGTGCAGATCTTTTCTTTGGCCATAACAGCAGCTTGGATCAAGGCAGTGTTAACTCCCATTACAGCAAAGGTCTGCAGAGCAATGCTGAAGGAGAATTAGGAAGATTatgtttgttaaatttttttacacatttttttatcatactttttacatgtgGTGATGAAAGTAAACCTTGGTTTAGCTTCAGCTTGGAATTTAACATCAGTCCTCTTCATCACTTCAAGAGTGATGGTCTCAGGCTGCTCAGGGAGAGGAGGTGTAATGGTAGTCTGAACTAGAAGGATGAACAGAACAATATCAAATTAAGAAGTAACCCTCTAATAACTGCAGGAAAACTAATGAAGAAATAGTTTAAATTTTTAACGAAAAACTCACCATTGACAGTTGCAGCAGCAACTGCAGCAGTGTAGAAACTGAACTCCATGGGTACACCAACTGCTGTTGGAAAGATATGATGCACCTCAGCTGCTAGCAAGAGTTTGGCATACTGCAGTGCAATTCCTTATTGCAAAGCTTTAAGGACCTTCTTCAGCAATTCACGTGGTTTGGGTCCAGTGACACTCTGGGGATTGTTTTCATTTAGTAGACATCTAATTGTGAGAAATGTTTTGTGAGACACATCCTGAAATCATGTTAATGAGGAATAAAATAAAGTAGAATACAATACCGATATTACTTGTTCAATGATGGTCTTCTCAATGTTGGCAAAAGCCACCTCCTGTCCAAGTAATTTGATGCAGAATGAAGCCAATGGCTGATTTGTTGGCAGAGACTTACAGTTTGTGAGCTTGTGGGAAAAAAGCAGAGAATTCATTTTTACATAAGTCAtgtttttaaaactatttaaaattaaacaataaactggAAGCATAACATACTGCTCTCAGGGTGCGCTTTATCTTGGTGATGTGGTCAACACTTTCATCTGCAGCTGGAGATTGCAAAAGAGTCTCCTGTATTCCTTCAGTTCTCACACCAATCTGTTTGAAAGGAACCATTGAGTGAacagtattaaaaataaaataaaacaagtaaTCAATTTGTTGAAAAACATCCCCTTTTTGGTGACCCACCTCCAGAACATCAGCAGCCGCTCCAGACAGGTAGGCACGTGCTTTTGCTACAACAGCTCTAGACAggatggtggcagcatcattgaTCATGTAAGCACTACCAGCAGCTCCAATCATAAGAGGAGCTTCACAGGTAAAGAGACACCAATGCAATCAGAAGAGTTTAATTAAAtggttttttaacattttaagaaaCGCCCCCTTTTCCTCTCTTAGCAGGCTTCGAAACTCTTACACTTAAACTTACTATGATAGATGTCCAGCTGAAGGGCTCTGCTGAAGCGATAGCTAAGCCTGTCCAACTTGGGGCTCAAGAGCTTTATGGCAAAATTAGCTGCACCAGCACTGAAAAGGACACACATAATCACCTTAGGCTTGTGCTAATGTAAagtgattaagaaaaatatttgtaaaatgatttgctATTCTTACACAGTGGCCATATCAGGGGCAGTGATTCTGGTCAAAGACTTGATGTGGGAATAGGCAAAGCTTGCAACCTGCATGTTAGTCTCAATCCTCAAAGCACCAGCAAGACTGGATATGAGAGCCACTGAGGGTTTAGTCTCAAACAATGTAATACAAGAAACCATATGCACTTCAGGGTGGAGAGCCCTGTCCAATAGGAGCTGAACCTAAAGCAGGAAACAAGGTTATTTAACCATATAAAGAGAACATgcacaaacattttttaatttttaatacctGCAATATAATGTCTGACACTTACCAGTTTGGGCTCTTTTTTGGCAATGTTCCTCATGGCCATGATGGCATCAACCTGGACTCTTATGGGCAGAGAAGCACCTGCAGTTCTCAGTCCTGGCAGGAGCTTCATGATAGTTTTAAGACTAGCAGGGTGACCAGCATTGCTCATAACATTCAGAGCCAAAGTGATTTCATGAAAATCATTCTTGGCAATGACTTCTGCAGCAATGTCATGGATGGGTTGAGGAGTGTGatacatatataattaaaagGAGAGTAAAACAAACTAATGCCTAACAGAACTGTTGGGATGGATTGAAATGTTTACCCTGAGGAGCTCTGCAGGACAAGCAGGAACTGCAACACAGTACTTGGCAATCATAGAACCATATCCGAGCATAACAACTTCACGCAGAGCTGGGATTGTGGAGATTTTCTCATGCATTGCCAGactctgttaatttttttttttcttagttcaAGCTGAACAGAGCAGTTTAGATTTCTGTCCGTAATTATCAGcattttaatgttgtatttatttttgtctgtttatttGCTCAGaattctaacagacatttgtctATGGCAGCAGATACTGGAAAATACGTCCACTGCATGCTTTttagagccctccaaaaactgcaTGTACTCCAAAATAATATGCGAGTACAAGTGATTTACAGTATCTGTTGCttggactttttatttatttatttatttattgccagaatagttttttttttttttttttaaatggtcgtCAAGGAGGAAACATTGGTGTAGTTcctgcatctaccagcaggggcttaCATGGTGGTGCTAAACAGATGCTCACCATTTTCTAGTCTCAGCCTCGGATGGCACACCCACAGACCGTGATTTAACCGCCTGATGCATATAGCACACAAAATAGGAACACACTTTCTCATCCACTCAGTGCAAATCTGACTGGCTTGTTTGATGAAACTTACA of the Myxocyprinus asiaticus isolate MX2 ecotype Aquarium Trade chromosome 49, UBuf_Myxa_2, whole genome shotgun sequence genome contains:
- the LOC127438247 gene encoding vitellogenin-like, with the protein product MRAVVLALTVALVACQQINLVPEFALDKTYVYKYEALLLGGLPQEGLARAGVKVSSKVLLSAVTDNTFLMKLLDPLLYEYSGIWPTDSFVPATKLTSALAAQLQIPIKFEYANGVVGKVFAPAGVSPTVMNLHRGILNILQLNLKKTQNIYELQEAGVQGVCRTHYVINEDLKANHIIVTKSKDLSHCQERIMKYIGLAYTEKCVECTQRVKGLIEAATYNYIMKPAANGVLISEATVEELYQFSPFNEIHGAAQMEAKQTLAFIEIEKTPIAPINSDYLAHGSLQYEFATEILQTPIQLLKIRDALAQIAEVLNHLVENNVDMVHDDAPLKFIQLVHLLRFATLENIEAIWAQFKDKPVYRRWLLDALPAVGTPVIVKFIKEKFLAGELTTPEFIQALVVALQMVTADLDTIQLTASLAMHEKISTIPALREVVMLGYGSMIAKHCVEIPTCPAELLRPLHDIAAEAIAKNDIYEITLALKVLGNAGHPGSLKTIMNLLPGLRTAGASLPIRVQVDAIMALRNIARKEPKLVQPIALQLLLDRALHPEVRMVACIVLFETRPSVALISSLAGAMRIETNMQVASFAYSHMKSLTRITAPDMATVAGAANVAIKLFSPKLDRLSYRFSRALQLDIYHTPLMIGAAGSAYMINDAATILPRAVVAKARAYLAGAAADVLEIGVRTEGIQEALLQSPAADESLDRITKIKRTLRALTNWKALPTNQPLASVYIKLLGQEVAFANIDKTIIEQALPLATGPKPRELLKEALKSLQQGIALKYAKPLLAAEMRRIFPTAVGVPMEFSFYTAAVAAATVNVQATITPPLPEQPETITLEQLKRIDVKFQAEAKPSVALQTFAVMGVNTALIQAAVMAKGKIRTIVPGKVSARADILKGNYKVEVLPVEVPEHIAAVSFETIAVVRNIEDPTAERIVSLVPELSVQKTPYSGDLSSENADPDMQAVRAATPFHKTLCLAVPYIEIKGCIEVHSHNAAFIKNAPLFYIIGQHSARATVARGEGPAVERLELEVQVGPRAAERLLKQINLVDEDTPEGKTILLKLREILETETKNVPVASESSSSRSSSSSHSSHIISSSSSSSSISSSRISKIATKIEPFRKFHKDRYMAPHGASRVVSSGSTGSSFETIRKQAKFLGNTIPPVFAIIARAVRVDQKLLGYQLAAYFDNPTARVQLIISSIAENDNLKICADGILLSKHKVTAKLAWGPECQQYEVIAKAEAGVLGEYPAVRLELEWDGLPITVTTYAKKLSKHILMAALQAGFKLERATNSEKEVDLTVALPTQMTLNVIARIPEMTMSRMDVPLPMAVPINPDGTLSIHIDMDTLLNPELLLETIIN